One part of the Rutidosis leptorrhynchoides isolate AG116_Rl617_1_P2 chromosome 1, CSIRO_AGI_Rlap_v1, whole genome shotgun sequence genome encodes these proteins:
- the LOC139868536 gene encoding uncharacterized protein isoform X2, translating to MDHTSTQYPNNSATGIIPAPEDIYLSNSTQLSRQQLLRRRSHNVKQLSKCYRDHYWGLMEEIRVQYREYLWKFGVSPFEKENNVHENNNVKLEEGIVEGNVIGDGTGFGNMKCLFNNCNRKAMTLTKFCRDHILSDSKQQLYKPCEFNLKSVHFLKAQQHVYRALKKAGLNVSSTHKLAPKMHVIVTEYVREIQEKRKNRLRADKKKIEPKLEID from the exons ATGGATCATACATCCACTCAGTATCCTAACAATTCCGCCACCGGAATCATACCGGCGCCGGAAGATATCTACCTCTCGAATTCCACTCAATTATCACGTCAACAACTCCTCCGGCGACGATCTCACAACGTGAAACAACTATCAAAGTGTTACCGTGATCATTATTGGGGATTGATGGAGGAAATTAGGGTTCAGTATCGTGAGTATTTGTGGAAATTCGGTGTTAGTCCTTTTGAAAAAGAGAATAATGTTCATGAGAACAATAATGTGAAATTGGAAGAAGGAATTGTTGAAGGGAATGTAATTGGTGATGGAACTGGATTTGGGAATATGAAATGTTTGTTTAATAATTGTAATCGTAAGGCAATGACTTTGACTAAATTTTGCCGCGATCATATATTATCGGATTCGAAACAACAGTTGTATAAGCCGTGTGAATTTAATCTCAAGAG CGTACACTTTCTGAAAGCCCAACAACATGTGTATCGTGCATTGAAGAAAGCAGGTCTAAACGTTTCTTCAACACATAAGTTGGCTCCAAAGATGCATGTTATTGTGACAGAATACGTTCGTGAAATCCAGGAGAAAAGGAAAAATCGTTTGAGGGCAGATAAGAAGAAGATTGAGCCTAAGCTTGAAATTGATTAA
- the LOC139868536 gene encoding uncharacterized protein isoform X1: MDHTSTQYPNNSATGIIPAPEDIYLSNSTQLSRQQLLRRRSHNVKQLSKCYRDHYWGLMEEIRVQYREYLWKFGVSPFEKENNVHENNNVKLEEGIVEGNVIGDGTGFGNMKCLFNNCNRKAMTLTKFCRDHILSDSKQQLYKPCEFNLKSAQGRVPCGKPVLRSTVPCYCSVHFLKAQQHVYRALKKAGLNVSSTHKLAPKMHVIVTEYVREIQEKRKNRLRADKKKIEPKLEID; encoded by the exons ATGGATCATACATCCACTCAGTATCCTAACAATTCCGCCACCGGAATCATACCGGCGCCGGAAGATATCTACCTCTCGAATTCCACTCAATTATCACGTCAACAACTCCTCCGGCGACGATCTCACAACGTGAAACAACTATCAAAGTGTTACCGTGATCATTATTGGGGATTGATGGAGGAAATTAGGGTTCAGTATCGTGAGTATTTGTGGAAATTCGGTGTTAGTCCTTTTGAAAAAGAGAATAATGTTCATGAGAACAATAATGTGAAATTGGAAGAAGGAATTGTTGAAGGGAATGTAATTGGTGATGGAACTGGATTTGGGAATATGAAATGTTTGTTTAATAATTGTAATCGTAAGGCAATGACTTTGACTAAATTTTGCCGCGATCATATATTATCGGATTCGAAACAACAGTTGTATAAGCCGTGTGAATTTAATCTCAAGAG TGCACAGGGACGTGTACCATGTGGAAAACCAGTTTTACGGTCTACTGTTCCTTGTTACTGCAGCGTACACTTTCTGAAAGCCCAACAACATGTGTATCGTGCATTGAAGAAAGCAGGTCTAAACGTTTCTTCAACACATAAGTTGGCTCCAAAGATGCATGTTATTGTGACAGAATACGTTCGTGAAATCCAGGAGAAAAGGAAAAATCGTTTGAGGGCAGATAAGAAGAAGATTGAGCCTAAGCTTGAAATTGATTAA